The Phycisphaerae bacterium genome has a segment encoding these proteins:
- a CDS encoding cupin domain-containing protein, with protein MSIEKKDAAVLDVCFGRNQELVSLIKYSDDSVVSKTIVDTPAGTITLFAFDKGQKLSEHTAPYNAVVQVIEGTARLMIGGRDVTVPAGHVIIMPANVPHAVNAEERFKMLLTMIRTQPKAV; from the coding sequence ATGAGTATCGAGAAAAAGGATGCGGCAGTGCTGGATGTTTGCTTCGGAAGAAATCAGGAGCTGGTTTCTTTGATAAAGTATTCGGATGATTCGGTAGTCAGCAAAACGATAGTGGATACGCCGGCCGGGACTATTACTCTTTTTGCTTTCGATAAGGGGCAGAAATTAAGCGAACATACTGCTCCTTACAATGCAGTTGTTCAGGTTATTGAAGGAACGGCCAGGTTAATGATAGGGGGCAGGGATGTGACTGTTCCAGCGGGTCACGTTATTATAATGCCGGCCAATGTGCCGCATGCTGTTAACGCCGAGGAAAGATTTAAAATGCTGCTGACGATGATTAGAACACAGCCGAAAGCAGTTTAA
- a CDS encoding Rrf2 family transcriptional regulator: protein MDVLRRNTDYALRIMVSLAKRFNGEFISARQLAEDGHFSYQLGCKILQRLHKAGLVKSDMGPKGGFALNKEPSAISLMEIINVLQGGLRLNRCLFGGKGCEFEAECEINTKLTCLQLYIEGYLSGITLTEILRSRTKTKVA from the coding sequence ATGGATGTGCTACGAAGAAATACTGATTACGCGTTGCGTATAATGGTAAGTCTTGCGAAACGTTTTAACGGAGAATTTATTTCGGCTCGGCAATTGGCTGAAGACGGGCATTTTTCATATCAGCTCGGCTGCAAAATCCTGCAGAGGCTTCACAAGGCAGGATTAGTTAAAAGCGACATGGGCCCCAAAGGCGGCTTTGCCCTGAACAAAGAACCATCGGCGATAAGCCTAATGGAAATCATAAACGTTCTCCAGGGCGGGCTTCGATTAAACAGATGCCTATTTGGCGGCAAGGGTTGCGAATTCGAGGCCGAATGCGAGATAAATACAAAGCTGACTTGTCTTCAGTTGTATATAGAAGGTTATCTCAGCGGAATTACCCTTACTGAAATACTGCGGAGCCGAACTAAAACAAAGGTAGCGTAA
- a CDS encoding arsenate reductase ArsC: MGEDKSKIKVLFLCTGNSCRSQIAEGWAIHLKGDVIDAYSAGIRPLGVSSRAIKVMAEVGVDISNHNSKHMDEFKGIDFDYVVTLCDNVSESCPVFTGKAKVIHKPFEDPYLSTLDEENVIKAFRKVRDQIRVFVEEMPGNLCKEDAK; this comes from the coding sequence ATGGGTGAAGATAAGAGTAAAATAAAAGTATTATTTCTTTGCACAGGCAATTCCTGTCGCAGCCAGATTGCCGAGGGCTGGGCCATACACTTAAAAGGTGACGTTATCGATGCATATTCGGCAGGGATTCGCCCGCTCGGCGTCAGCTCCAGGGCGATAAAGGTTATGGCTGAGGTCGGCGTTGATATATCAAACCACAATTCAAAACATATGGATGAATTTAAGGGAATCGATTTTGATTACGTAGTGACATTATGCGACAATGTTTCCGAAAGCTGTCCTGTATTTACAGGCAAAGCAAAAGTTATTCATAAACCTTTTGAAGACCCGTATCTTTCGACATTGGACGAGGAAAATGTTATAAAGGCATTTCGTAAGGTCAGGGACCAGATAAGGGTCTTTGTGGAAGAAATGCCGGGAAATCTATGCAAGGAAGACGCAAAATGA
- a CDS encoding efflux RND transporter permease subunit, protein MDELKRRQPSFVDKVIRFCLENKLVVWLLILFFVGWGIYVAPFDWELRFWPRNPVAVDAIPDIGENQQIVFTDWPGRSPQDVQDQITYPLTTSLLGVPGVKTIRCFSMFGFSSIYIIFNEKEDFYWTRSRVLEKLNSLPAGTLPEGVKPMLGPDATALGQVFWYTLEGRDKDGKPTGGWDLDELRSIQDWNVRYALLSAEGISEVASVGGFVKEYQIDVDPDAMRAFKVGLDEIFTAVRSSNIDVGARTIEINRAEYVIRGLGFIKNLADIENTVIKVNDNVPIYVKNVAHVSYGPELRRGALDKGGAEAVGGVVVVRYGYNPLEAIKNVKKKIDEISPGLPGKTLADGTVSKVAIVPFYDRTGLIYETLGTLETAITEEILITILVVVVMVMHLRSSVLISGLLPLAVLICFIAMKTFHVDANIVALSGIAIAIGTMVDMGIIICENILNHLNECSPEDNRLEAVYNAASEVGSAILTAVSTTVVSFLPVFTMTGAEGKLFKPLAWTKTFCLIASIIVALTIIPPAAHVLFTRGASLKKAGRKILGIVLLGCGIATWILFAWWAAMIVIAIGAYHLLHERLGEKTTGWGPKAANIAAMVFVGIILTRHWLPLGVDKGVVKNFVFVIMLIGGLLLFFKVFQNQYPKILGWCLRHKLLFLSAPALIIVLGSLVWSRLGKEFMPPLDEGSFLYMPTTMPHASIGEALDIVAKQDEAFQSIPEVDLVVGKIGRAETALDPAPVSMIETVINYKSEYILDKDGRRVRFKYDKKARDFKHDAEGNLIPDENGRPYRQWRKHIKSPDDIWDEIVKAGQIPGTTSAPKLQPIAARVVMLQSGMRAPMGVKVKGPDLKTIEKFGFEIERLLKEVPSIEAPAVIADRVVGTPYLEIDLDRQAIARYGISIQLVQDMIEVAVGGRRITTTVEGRERYPVRVRYMRELRDQIETLGRILVPTMGEAQIPLMQLANVRYVPGPQMIKSEDTFLTSYILFDKKPTFAEVDVVEQCQKFLKDKIASGELVVPQGVSYAFAGSYESQIRAQRTLTVVVPLALFVIFMILYLQFRSVITTFMVFSGIIVAWGGGFLMIWAYAQPWFLDFSVFGVNMRELFQMHPINLSVAIWVGFLALFGIASDDGVVMCTYLEQSFGKLKPSNRQEVHEAVIKGGTRRIRPCLMTTATTILALLPVLTSIGRGSDIMVPMAIPSFGGMTIEILTMLIVPVLYCWREENKIRRMER, encoded by the coding sequence ATGGATGAGTTGAAAAGGCGACAACCTTCGTTTGTCGATAAAGTCATACGTTTTTGCCTTGAGAACAAGCTGGTAGTATGGCTGCTTATCCTATTCTTCGTTGGTTGGGGTATATATGTTGCGCCATTTGACTGGGAACTGCGGTTTTGGCCGAGGAATCCTGTCGCAGTGGATGCAATACCGGACATCGGCGAGAACCAGCAGATAGTTTTTACCGATTGGCCGGGAAGAAGCCCGCAGGACGTTCAGGATCAGATAACATATCCGCTGACGACGTCACTTTTGGGTGTGCCTGGGGTAAAGACGATTCGCTGCTTCTCGATGTTCGGCTTTTCGAGTATATACATTATTTTTAATGAGAAGGAGGACTTCTACTGGACGCGCAGTCGGGTGCTCGAGAAACTTAACTCGCTGCCTGCTGGAACGTTACCTGAAGGGGTGAAGCCGATGCTCGGGCCGGATGCGACGGCACTCGGACAGGTTTTCTGGTACACACTGGAGGGAAGGGACAAGGATGGTAAACCCACGGGAGGATGGGACCTTGATGAGCTTAGGAGCATACAGGACTGGAATGTGCGGTATGCGCTTCTAAGCGCAGAGGGTATCAGCGAGGTGGCTTCGGTCGGCGGGTTTGTTAAGGAGTATCAGATAGATGTTGACCCTGATGCAATGCGCGCCTTCAAAGTGGGGCTGGACGAAATTTTCACCGCTGTGCGTTCAAGCAACATAGACGTGGGCGCCAGGACTATAGAGATTAACAGGGCCGAATACGTTATACGCGGACTTGGTTTTATCAAGAACCTTGCTGACATTGAAAATACCGTTATAAAAGTAAACGATAATGTCCCAATTTACGTTAAGAATGTTGCGCACGTCTCATACGGGCCGGAACTTCGGCGAGGTGCGCTGGATAAAGGCGGCGCAGAGGCGGTTGGCGGCGTAGTGGTCGTGCGATATGGCTACAACCCTCTTGAGGCCATCAAGAACGTTAAGAAGAAGATAGACGAAATTTCGCCGGGCCTGCCGGGCAAAACACTGGCGGACGGAACCGTATCGAAGGTTGCGATTGTGCCGTTTTACGACAGGACGGGACTGATTTACGAGACGTTGGGGACGCTTGAGACGGCCATTACTGAGGAAATCCTTATTACGATACTTGTCGTTGTTGTTATGGTGATGCATCTTCGCAGCTCTGTTTTGATAAGCGGCCTATTGCCATTGGCAGTGCTGATATGCTTTATCGCGATGAAGACATTTCACGTGGATGCCAACATCGTTGCATTATCAGGAATTGCGATAGCCATCGGCACGATGGTGGATATGGGGATAATCATCTGCGAGAACATACTCAATCACCTGAACGAATGCAGTCCGGAGGATAACAGGCTTGAAGCGGTGTATAACGCGGCCAGCGAGGTGGGCAGCGCCATATTGACCGCAGTATCGACAACTGTTGTAAGTTTTCTGCCGGTGTTCACTATGACAGGGGCGGAAGGAAAACTGTTTAAGCCGCTTGCTTGGACAAAAACATTTTGTCTTATCGCATCGATAATAGTGGCGTTGACGATAATCCCTCCGGCGGCACACGTTTTGTTTACAAGAGGAGCCAGCTTAAAAAAAGCAGGCAGGAAGATATTAGGCATAGTTTTGCTCGGTTGTGGTATTGCGACGTGGATACTGTTCGCGTGGTGGGCGGCGATGATTGTTATTGCCATTGGCGCGTATCACCTGTTGCACGAACGGCTGGGAGAAAAAACAACTGGATGGGGTCCGAAGGCGGCCAATATCGCTGCGATGGTTTTTGTCGGGATAATTCTGACGAGGCACTGGCTGCCTTTGGGAGTGGATAAGGGGGTTGTGAAGAACTTCGTGTTTGTAATTATGCTTATAGGGGGATTGCTCCTCTTCTTCAAAGTTTTCCAGAACCAGTATCCGAAAATCTTGGGATGGTGTCTGCGACACAAACTACTGTTTTTATCTGCACCGGCTTTGATTATCGTGCTGGGCAGCCTTGTTTGGTCAAGACTCGGTAAAGAATTTATGCCGCCTTTGGACGAAGGTTCATTTTTGTATATGCCCACGACGATGCCGCACGCCTCGATTGGAGAAGCGCTTGATATTGTGGCCAAACAGGATGAGGCATTTCAGTCGATACCGGAGGTCGATTTGGTTGTAGGCAAAATCGGCAGGGCCGAAACTGCTTTGGACCCTGCGCCGGTTTCGATGATTGAGACGGTAATAAATTACAAGTCGGAGTACATCCTGGATAAAGACGGCAGGCGGGTGCGCTTCAAATACGACAAAAAGGCGAGGGATTTTAAGCATGATGCAGAGGGTAATCTGATACCGGACGAGAACGGCAGACCTTATCGTCAGTGGCGTAAGCATATCAAAAGCCCGGATGATATATGGGATGAGATTGTAAAAGCAGGTCAGATTCCAGGGACAACGTCGGCACCGAAGCTCCAGCCGATAGCAGCGAGGGTGGTTATGCTGCAAAGCGGAATGCGTGCGCCAATGGGGGTGAAGGTCAAGGGGCCGGACCTGAAAACAATTGAGAAGTTCGGGTTTGAGATTGAACGGCTCCTGAAGGAGGTGCCCAGCATCGAAGCGCCGGCTGTGATAGCCGACCGCGTCGTAGGGACACCATATCTGGAGATTGACCTCGACCGCCAGGCGATTGCAAGATACGGCATAAGTATTCAGCTGGTGCAGGACATGATTGAGGTGGCCGTAGGCGGAAGACGCATCACCACGACAGTCGAAGGCAGGGAGCGATACCCCGTGCGAGTTCGGTATATGCGGGAGCTGCGAGACCAGATCGAAACGTTGGGCAGAATTTTGGTGCCGACGATGGGCGAAGCACAAATACCGCTTATGCAACTTGCGAATGTTCGGTATGTGCCGGGGCCGCAGATGATAAAAAGCGAAGATACGTTTTTGACAAGCTATATTCTGTTCGACAAAAAGCCCACGTTCGCGGAAGTGGACGTCGTTGAGCAGTGTCAAAAATTCCTCAAAGATAAAATTGCCTCAGGCGAGCTGGTTGTGCCGCAGGGCGTAAGCTATGCGTTTGCAGGAAGTTACGAAAGCCAGATAAGGGCGCAGAGGACGCTGACCGTGGTGGTGCCGCTGGCCCTGTTTGTCATATTTATGATTTTATACCTGCAGTTCAGGTCGGTAATCACGACGTTTATGGTCTTTTCCGGCATTATCGTGGCGTGGGGCGGAGGGTTTCTGATGATATGGGCGTATGCGCAGCCGTGGTTTTTGGATTTCAGCGTCTTCGGTGTAAATATGCGTGAGCTTTTCCAAATGCATCCGATAAATTTGAGCGTTGCTATATGGGTGGGATTTCTGGCTTTATTTGGAATTGCTTCTGATGACGGCGTGGTTATGTGCACTTACCTTGAGCAGTCTTTTGGAAAACTCAAGCCTTCTAACCGCCAGGAAGTCCACGAGGCCGTGATAAAAGGAGGAACTCGCCGAATTCGGCCGTGCCTGATGACGACGGCTACAACGATATTGGCGCTTTTGCCTGTGTTAACAAGTATCGGACGAGGTAGTGACATTATGGTGCCGATGGCCATACCCTCTTTCGGCGGAATGACCATTGAGATACTGACGATGCTGATTGTGCCGGTTCTTTACTGTTGGCGGGAAGAGAATAAAATTCGCAGGATGGAAAGGTAG
- a CDS encoding YHS domain-containing protein: MKTKSLMLLALVLLTATVILVGCKKKEEPAPPPKASAVEKIADKATASAEEAKKTAETTDASTEQTTCPIMDGNKINKNVFVEYKGKKVYFCCAACKSVFEADPEKYISKLPQFKK; this comes from the coding sequence ATGAAAACGAAAAGTTTGATGCTGTTAGCTTTAGTTCTCCTGACAGCAACGGTCATACTGGTCGGGTGCAAAAAGAAAGAAGAGCCGGCTCCGCCGCCAAAGGCGTCTGCGGTAGAAAAGATTGCCGATAAGGCGACCGCATCAGCAGAAGAGGCAAAGAAAACAGCCGAAACAACAGATGCTTCAACTGAACAGACAACTTGTCCAATAATGGACGGCAACAAAATCAACAAGAACGTCTTTGTCGAATACAAGGGCAAGAAGGTTTACTTTTGCTGCGCGGCCTGCAAGTCGGTGTTTGAAGCAGACCCGGAAAAGTATATATCGAAGCTGCCGCAGTTCAAAAAATAG
- a CDS encoding efflux RND transporter periplasmic adaptor subunit, which translates to MVLLSKKSRWLFLLLIAVFLAGYAIYGSRQSGKAEPAAGGIGAQQQQWWTCAMHPQIHQPKPGKCPICFMDLIPVASSGEDVGARQIVFSEDALKLMEVQTTPVERKLVEAEVRMAGKVEYDESRVKEITAWVPGRIDRLYVDFTGTLVRKGDHMVYFYSPQLLSAQAELLQAAKAAQESGGGATDLMRRSGIATLEAAREKLRLLGLQKEQIEEIEKTGKPVDHLTIYAPIGGIVIAKHANAGDYVETGTKIYTIADLSEVWVKLDAYELDLAWLRYGQQVEFTTEAYPGEMFKGTISFIDPVLNPMTRTVKLRVNVANPDGRLKPEMFVRAVVRSKVAGAGRVMDEDMAGKWICPMHPSIVKTRPGKCDICGMDLVTTESLGYVTAAEPNEAPLVIPASAPLITGTRAVVYVRLADKEKPTFESREIVLGSRAGDYYLVKEGLAEGEMIVTNGNFKIDSALQIQAKPSMMNPQGGAAPMGHQHGGDKMEQGMNMPGM; encoded by the coding sequence ATGGTCCTATTAAGCAAAAAATCAAGATGGTTGTTTTTACTTTTAATTGCGGTCTTTTTAGCGGGATATGCAATCTACGGGTCAAGACAGAGCGGGAAAGCAGAACCGGCTGCGGGTGGTATAGGTGCACAACAGCAGCAATGGTGGACTTGTGCGATGCATCCGCAGATTCACCAGCCGAAACCCGGCAAGTGTCCTATCTGCTTTATGGATTTGATACCTGTTGCTTCAAGTGGAGAAGATGTTGGAGCCAGACAGATAGTATTTTCTGAAGACGCCCTGAAGCTGATGGAGGTTCAGACGACGCCTGTGGAGCGGAAACTCGTTGAAGCCGAAGTGCGAATGGCAGGTAAGGTGGAATACGACGAAAGCCGGGTCAAGGAAATCACAGCGTGGGTGCCGGGAAGAATCGACCGGCTGTACGTGGACTTCACAGGGACATTGGTGCGCAAGGGCGACCATATGGTCTACTTTTACAGTCCGCAACTGCTAAGTGCCCAGGCCGAGCTTTTGCAGGCAGCCAAAGCGGCTCAGGAATCAGGGGGCGGTGCAACAGATCTAATGCGACGCTCGGGCATTGCGACACTTGAAGCGGCGAGAGAAAAACTCAGACTGCTGGGGCTGCAGAAGGAACAAATAGAGGAAATAGAAAAAACGGGTAAGCCGGTTGACCACTTGACCATTTACGCACCGATAGGCGGGATTGTAATCGCCAAGCACGCCAACGCAGGTGATTATGTGGAGACGGGGACAAAGATTTACACGATAGCGGACCTGTCGGAGGTATGGGTAAAGCTGGATGCGTATGAGTTGGATTTGGCGTGGCTGCGATACGGACAGCAGGTCGAGTTCACGACGGAGGCATACCCTGGCGAGATGTTCAAAGGAACAATCAGCTTTATCGACCCTGTTTTGAATCCTATGACAAGGACTGTGAAGCTTCGCGTCAATGTTGCTAATCCGGATGGGCGATTGAAACCGGAGATGTTTGTGCGAGCGGTCGTGCGGTCTAAGGTGGCCGGGGCGGGAAGGGTTATGGATGAGGATATGGCGGGCAAGTGGATTTGTCCGATGCATCCTTCGATTGTCAAGACAAGGCCAGGCAAGTGCGACATCTGTGGAATGGATTTGGTAACGACAGAGTCGCTGGGTTATGTTACTGCGGCAGAACCAAATGAGGCGCCGCTTGTGATACCAGCATCGGCACCGTTGATAACGGGGACACGGGCGGTTGTTTACGTTCGGCTGGCCGACAAAGAAAAGCCGACTTTTGAGAGCAGGGAGATTGTGTTGGGGTCCAGAGCGGGCGACTATTATCTGGTTAAAGAAGGATTGGCGGAGGGAGAAATGATAGTGACAAACGGCAATTTCAAGATAGATTCGGCTCTGCAGATACAGGCAAAGCCGAGTATGATGAACCCGCAGGGCGGTGCTGCGCCAATGGGCCATCAACACGGGGGTGACAAGATGGAACAGGGAATGAATATGCCAGGTATGTAA
- a CDS encoding TolC family protein, with the protein MKQQAVMVVGVIIFMFTPSVRGSQPPSDASNLVRLEDYLQYASLNNANLKAMFEEWRAALEQIPQTKALPDPQLQYGYYARQSEMQMNQMVGVMQMFPWFGKIDARTEVAAKSAEAAQQKYRGAQLTLFKEVKEGFYEYVYLAKATEIAKENLELLRYFEEVARTKYTTAEAGQPDMIRAQVELARMEYVLSSLEQLREPVVSKLRSALTLPTDTNLPWPKQEEFKAVPLDYGRLVTLLIQKNPELAGLNFEAMAAKSRIELAKKNFYPDIGIGVEWTQFDKSGGNSGRDAVALVFQMNLPLWRDSYSAGQRQAQAMAASIEHQKIDTENTLLAKAAQSYYDYNDSIRKIHLYKDTLIPKGEELLQASETAYKAGTIDFLSLLDSQRLLLDYYLSYQRALADNRQKLAGLEMLAGAELESERTN; encoded by the coding sequence ATGAAACAACAAGCTGTCATGGTTGTTGGTGTTATCATATTTATGTTTACGCCGAGCGTTCGGGGTTCACAGCCGCCAAGTGACGCGAGCAATTTAGTCAGACTTGAAGATTATCTGCAATATGCATCGCTTAATAACGCTAATTTAAAAGCCATGTTTGAAGAATGGAGGGCGGCTTTAGAGCAAATCCCGCAGACAAAGGCGCTTCCCGACCCGCAACTGCAATACGGCTATTATGCCCGACAATCGGAGATGCAGATGAACCAGATGGTAGGCGTGATGCAGATGTTTCCGTGGTTCGGCAAGATAGACGCCAGGACGGAAGTGGCAGCCAAGAGCGCCGAGGCGGCGCAGCAAAAGTACAGGGGAGCCCAGCTTACTTTATTCAAGGAAGTTAAGGAGGGATTTTACGAGTACGTTTATCTGGCCAAAGCAACAGAGATAGCAAAGGAGAACCTTGAACTGCTGAGGTATTTTGAGGAAGTGGCAAGGACAAAATATACGACTGCGGAGGCGGGACAGCCGGATATGATACGGGCACAGGTGGAACTGGCAAGAATGGAGTACGTTTTGAGCAGTCTGGAGCAGCTGCGAGAGCCGGTTGTGAGCAAACTGAGGTCTGCGTTAACTTTGCCGACAGATACAAATCTGCCGTGGCCTAAACAGGAGGAGTTCAAGGCGGTGCCGCTGGACTATGGGCGATTAGTGACTTTGCTTATTCAGAAAAATCCGGAGCTTGCGGGCTTGAATTTTGAGGCGATGGCCGCAAAGAGCAGAATCGAGCTTGCGAAGAAGAATTTTTATCCGGACATTGGTATCGGAGTCGAATGGACACAATTCGATAAGAGCGGCGGAAACAGCGGCCGAGACGCCGTGGCACTTGTGTTTCAGATGAACCTGCCTTTGTGGCGGGACAGCTACAGCGCAGGCCAGCGGCAGGCACAGGCAATGGCGGCGAGCATTGAGCATCAAAAAATTGACACAGAGAATACCCTGCTGGCCAAGGCGGCTCAGAGCTACTACGATTACAACGACAGTATCAGAAAGATTCACCTTTATAAGGACACGCTGATACCTAAGGGAGAGGAATTGCTACAGGCGTCGGAGACGGCGTACAAGGCAGGGACAATTGATTTTCTGAGCTTGTTAGATTCGCAGCGGTTACTGCTGGATTATTATCTCTCCTATCAGCGAGCTTTGGCTGATAATCGGCAGAAACTGGCAGGGCTTGAGATGTTAGCAGGTGCGGAACTTGAATCGGAAAGGACAAACTGA
- a CDS encoding TIGR02757 family protein yields MPTITNTTSQHRAAAVKRAESIKAVLDKLYVKYNHRGLIKPDPLQFVYHYSRPADMEIAGLLASSLAYGRVKQIEKSLNDLFGRMGASPYGFVMSFDKAGRKKLNSFKHRFTTGQDISDLLSVLKKVLRQKGSIEKHFSSGYNKADENILPALSRFCDSLYDIYSEQTGRKVSSGMKYLLASPVRGSACKRLNLFLRWMVRDDEVDAGLWKHIDKAKLVVPIDVHMGRLCRILGFHNRKVISLSTAREITERFAEIEPTDPVKYDFALSRIGILDNCTGRRRSGCECCELFKFCFHK; encoded by the coding sequence ATGCCGACGATAACAAATACCACGAGTCAGCATCGAGCTGCCGCTGTAAAACGGGCGGAGAGCATAAAAGCTGTTCTTGATAAGCTGTATGTTAAGTATAACCATCGCGGGTTAATAAAACCTGACCCGCTGCAGTTTGTGTATCATTATTCCAGGCCGGCGGATATGGAAATCGCCGGACTTTTGGCTTCGTCTCTGGCTTATGGGCGGGTGAAGCAGATCGAAAAAAGTTTAAACGATTTATTCGGCCGAATGGGAGCAAGCCCTTATGGGTTTGTAATGAGTTTTGATAAAGCCGGGCGGAAAAAACTTAACAGCTTCAAACATCGTTTTACAACAGGGCAGGATATTTCAGATTTATTGTCGGTTTTGAAAAAGGTTTTGCGGCAAAAGGGCAGTATTGAGAAACATTTTTCATCGGGATATAACAAGGCCGACGAGAATATTTTGCCGGCGTTATCGAGATTTTGCGATTCGCTGTATGATATATATTCGGAGCAAACGGGGCGGAAGGTAAGCAGCGGAATGAAATATTTATTAGCCAGTCCCGTTAGAGGCAGCGCCTGCAAGAGATTGAACCTTTTCCTTCGCTGGATGGTTCGCGATGACGAGGTTGATGCGGGATTGTGGAAACATATCGATAAAGCTAAATTGGTTGTTCCGATAGATGTGCATATGGGCAGGTTGTGCAGGATACTGGGTTTTCACAACCGAAAAGTGATTTCCCTATCAACAGCGAGGGAAATAACGGAGCGTTTCGCTGAAATTGAGCCAACCGACCCCGTTAAATATGATTTTGCTCTCAGCAGGATTGGGATACTGGACAACTGCACGGGCCGGCGCCGCAGCGGCTGTGAGTGTTGCGAGCTGTTTAAGTTCTGCTTTCATAAATAA
- a CDS encoding thiamine pyrophosphate-dependent enzyme — translation MDAHTFDMGEIDIAWCPGCGNYGILNVLKYALAELNIAPENLVMVSGIGQAAKIPQYFRTHFFNGLHGRALSPATAIKAANPSMAIIAESGDGDMYGEGGNHFIHTIRRNPNITNIVHNNMVYGLTKGQASPTSQLGFKTPVQVAGVFLEPFNPLAVAIALDAGFVARAFVGDVEQTKEILKKAITHKGYALVDIFQPCVTFNKLNTWQWFKEHTYYLEDSHNPHDRATAFKRAVEGDKLPLGIFYINPNKSTFEDNVGVYRKDNRPLFEREPDFAKLQSLIDKFRVAG, via the coding sequence ATGGATGCACACACCTTTGACATGGGTGAAATTGACATCGCATGGTGTCCGGGCTGCGGCAATTACGGGATTCTCAATGTGCTCAAATACGCGCTGGCGGAGCTTAATATCGCGCCGGAGAATCTTGTAATGGTTTCGGGCATAGGTCAGGCGGCCAAAATCCCGCAATATTTCAGGACACATTTCTTCAACGGACTGCACGGCCGGGCGCTTTCGCCTGCCACCGCCATAAAGGCCGCCAACCCTTCTATGGCCATCATAGCCGAAAGCGGTGACGGCGATATGTATGGCGAAGGCGGCAATCATTTCATCCATACCATCAGGCGAAATCCTAACATAACCAACATCGTCCACAATAATATGGTTTATGGTCTGACAAAGGGACAGGCTTCTCCGACAAGCCAACTCGGCTTCAAGACGCCCGTCCAGGTCGCCGGCGTTTTTCTCGAACCATTCAACCCCCTCGCAGTCGCAATCGCCCTCGATGCGGGCTTTGTCGCAAGGGCATTCGTAGGCGACGTTGAGCAGACAAAAGAGATTCTCAAAAAAGCAATTACGCACAAAGGCTATGCTTTGGTAGATATATTTCAACCCTGCGTTACGTTCAACAAGCTGAACACATGGCAGTGGTTTAAGGAGCACACCTATTACCTTGAGGATTCTCACAATCCGCACGACCGTGCGACCGCTTTCAAAAGGGCCGTCGAAGGGGACAAGCTGCCGCTGGGCATATTCTATATTAATCCAAATAAAAGTACCTTCGAGGACAATGTGGGGGTATACCGTAAAGACAATCGACCGTTGTTTGAAAGAGAGCCGGATTTTGCCAAGCTGCAAAGTCTGATAGACAAATTCCGAGTTGCAGGATGA